A single window of Vanessa tameamea isolate UH-Manoa-2023 chromosome 5, ilVanTame1 primary haplotype, whole genome shotgun sequence DNA harbors:
- the LOC113392250 gene encoding uncharacterized protein LOC113392250, translating to MSGRSSPVNGGYDAAEPAMRLSVRKDLFPDIHLPKIGSDSDSDTAQDELESVSCVKLETDFEQSIDDIAHQRMQVVNGALPSPTRPRHRKHKQHSRRHTDHSTLNGCLPKERKRKKSSHNSHKRTHTSNSLVSMVKGGKNLNLVSSSECQGDEEAEDEEEEEEESESSDDEVLKRSVKLPLINLPRQSGKPYSHELSQLSTKKSKSKESSKEQRTHIVIPCSGKPRSMLGLCSSRSKKKSKKSDCTPTYRSQIVDTKTKIKIKIRRTSVQEMVTPTPTSIADIGQRKSKKKRAASPIASASSGEEYDPSRGDTAAAMSVAAIKPRQPRPKAKKSNNNNSKTIDKAQKTERNRSSTTVSKENGPQSPWAYSMPEEILAKIFEYVVQQGTLPTIIRLGRVCQLWHSVSCRPELWKNVDLSQHTVEKCKTDYKLVWLLENRLTQCQSLNIAQWKVCNVSWVLACVVDYCPGLVELSVAGWSRITPEQLYDLVQGLPNLQRLDLSLTSETGGSSTCLSAASMARIATNFGVRLTHLTLANNKFSALPQILSSVATHCPNLEVLDISGALATSHPAPIPLEALQKGCPKMRVFRAANAQLVLASATTSQQLEAGWSQLEEVSIASSAAAERTAVGEYRLGDDALARLVRAATRLRLLDLRGLQRLTDSGLVRVPAWDLQHLFLGGCNVLRQTNACLELICEKWSHSLLELDLSWASAAKVLHDAVSALADSPNSKLRILNLCGSSVSYEAVKKVLLKCPHIESLNLSSCRALPRGMKRLYTGQELQDLKDSLDPEKAKLKDSKSDESKKKKSKVSVSKPEDDANNDIPESSGSKSDIKSPEKSSQCVFQEPKSISDPGTRVSEKRISSEIQTMSTSSGKVLEKTKNNLENVMENTLIPKGSTTPNLSSPLAQSKPDSSCTPRSDSKTDLGSPHFSPVQKPDSQIPSSPDVQPESIKSNHSWNLGQFKGTPTHKSEASPLNRLESHTKIRHSKVIEQCSPTTSLENKPSPETLSLKQQDIKNPNTWNYGSYSPMPRQETQFSSQRSPYSAQPSPAQPSPYSTQPSPYSTQPSPYSSQPSPYSAQPSPDTSQIVKPDMQKTGAWNTGNYSPMPTKHHAPFSPHPSTHTSPDAGLGMKSDSLRNNPNKTPGQYSPMSRQQHHSPYSPRPSVENSYNKKSPGVGKYSPMMRPDCHLPSPDGGLTSRPHLSGRTQDVYGRSVPKVPEITPNIPPPEIPNSWGFNHMSNPTSAMESLVWGGSSFNAEPTQSPLQSRVDNIPTMLNTPPPQPWNELSPFDSAIRRHNDVSDPWTLGQFRVEPPNQVHNNFVEQNISFESLSAHIGHQSHVLQSYLDDGFNETSRVD from the exons ATGTCGGGCCGTTCGAGTCCCGTAAACGGCGGCTATGATGCTGCTGAGCCCGCTATGAGGCTCTCTGTCCGCAAGGACCTGTTTCCCGATATTCATCTACCTAAAATAGGTTCCGACTCTGACTCAGATACGGCACAAGATGAGCTAGAAAGCGTTTCTTGTGTTAAATTAGAGACAGATTTTGAACAGAGCATCGACGATATTGCTCATCAAAGGATGCAGGTCGTCAACGGAGCACTGCCGTCCCCGACACGGCCTCGCCACAGAAAACATAAGCAGCACTCCAGACGCCATACAGATCATTCAACTCTTAATGGATGTCTTCCTAAAGAGAGAAAAAGGAAAAAAAGTTCTCATAATTCTCATAAAAGGACGCACACCTCTAATAGTTTAGTGTCTATGGTGAAAGGTGGTAAAAACTTAAACTTAGTAAGTAGTAGTGAGTGCCAGGGAGATGAAGAAGCCGAGGATGAAgaggaagaagaagaagaaagtgAAAGTTCAGATGATGAAGTGCTAAAGCGTAGTGTAAAGTTACCGTTAATTAATTTGCCACGACAGAGTGGCAAACCTTACAGTCATGAACTTAGTCAATTATCAACAAAAAAGAGTAAGTCAAAGGAATCTTCAAAGGAACAAAGGACTCATATAGTAATACCTTGTAGTGGTAAACCTCGTTCCATGTTGGGGCTCTGTAGTTCCCGTAGCAAAAAGAAATCTAAGAAGTCTGATTGTACACCCACATATCGAAGTCAGATAGTGgatacaaaaactaaaataaagattaagatTAGAAGGACAAGTGTTCAAGAAATG GTAACACCTACACCAACTTCCATAGCGGATATTGGGCAAAGAAAATCGAAAAAGAAGAGAGCAGCATCACCAATCGCCAGTGCTAGCTCTGGTGAAGAATATGATCCTTCTAGGGGAGACACTGCGGCTGCTATGAGCGTTGCTGCGATAAAACCAAGGCAACCCCGCCCTAAGGCTAAGAAATCTAACAATAATAACTCCAAAACTATAG ATAAAGCTCAAAAGACTGAGAGAAATAGAAGTAGCACAACAGTTAGTAAGGAAAATGGACCTCAAAGTCCATGGGCATATTCCATGCCTGAGGAGATTttagcaaaaatatttgaatatgttgTTCAGCAAGGCACGCTACCAACTATCATTAG ATTGGGTAGAGTATGTCAATTATGGCACAGTGTCAGTTGTAGGCCAGAACTCTGGAAGAATGTGGACCTTTCGCAACATACTgttgaaaaatgtaaaacagACTACAAACTGGTCTGGCTTCTTGAAAATCGCTTAACACAATGCCAGAGTTTAAATATTG CTCAGTGGAAAGTGTGCAACGTGTCCTGGGTGCTAGCGTGCGTAGTGGACTACTGCCCAGGACTGGTGGAGCTTAGCGTGGCAGGCTGGAGCCGCATCACGCCCGAGCAACTCTATGACTTAGTGCAGGGTTTGCCCAACTTGCAACGCCTCGATCTCTCTCTAacg TCCGAAACCGGAGGATCGAGTACCTGTTTGTCGGCGGCATCGATGGCTCGTATTGCGACGAACTTTGGCGTTCGTCTTACGCACCTGACTTTAGCAAATAACAAGTTCTCTGCATTACCGCAGATACTCTCTTCTGTTGCT ACCCATTGTCCTAATCTGGAAGTACTGGATATATCAGGCGCTTTGGCTACGTCGCATCCGGCGCCCATTCCGTTGGAAGCTTTACAGAAAGGTTGCCCTAAAATGAGAGTCTTCAGAGCAGCCAACGCTCAATTAGTACTCGCCTCTGCGACAACTTCACAGCAG CTGGAGGCGGGCTGGTCGCAGCTGGAGGAGGTGTCCATCGCCAGCAGCGCGGCGGCGGAGCGCACGGCGGTGGGCGAGTACCGGCTGGGCGACGACGCGCTGGCGCGGCTGGTGCGCGCCGCCACGCGCCTGCGCCTGCTGGACCTGCGCGGCCTGCAGCGCCTCACGGACTCCGGCCTCGTGCGCGTGCCCGCCTGGGACCTGCAGCACCTCTTCCTGGGAG GTTGCAATGTTTTGCGTCAAACAAACGCGTGCCTCGAACTGATCTGCGAGAAGTGGTCGCACAGTCTTCTAGAGTTGGACTTATCTTGGGCCTCCGCTGCAAAAGTACTACACGATGCTGTATCCGCGCTCGCAGATTCACCAAACAGCAAACTAAG aaTACTCAACTTGTGTGGATCATCTGTGTCTTACGAAGCTGTGAAAAAAGTTTTACTGAAATGTCCTCATATAGAATCTTTAAATCTCAGTTCATGTCGAGCTTTACCAAGAGGTATGAAACGACTTTATACCGGACAAGAACTTCAGGACCTCAAAGATAGCTTAGATCCAGAAAAAGCAAAACTTAAAGACAGTAAAAGTGACGAatccaaaaagaaaaaatcgaaAGTGTCCGTTTCTAAACCTGAAGATGATGCAAATAATGACATTCCTGAAAGTTCTGGTAGCAAATCAGATATTAAATCTCCAGAAAAGTCTTCCCAGTGTGTGTTTCAAGAGCCAAAAAGTATATCTGATCCTGGTACGAGGGTATCTGAGAAACGAATTTCTTCAGAAATCCAAACAATGTCTACTTCCAGCGGTAAAGttttagaaaaaacaaaaaataatttagaaaatgttaTGGAAAATACGCTAATTCCAAAAGGCTCAACTACTCCAAATCTTTCGAGTCCTCTTGCTCAATCAAAGCCTGATTCTTCATGTACTCCTAGGTCAGATTCTAAGACTGACTTGGGAAGTCCACACTTTAGTCCCGTCCAAAAACCCGATAGTCAAATACCTAGTAGTCCCGATGTTCAACCTgaatcaataaaaagtaatcattctTGGAATTTAGGTCAGTTCAAAGGTACTCCAACCCATAAGTCTGAAGCAAGTCCACTTAACAGGCTAGAAAGCCATACCAAGATTAGACATAGCAAAGTAATAGAGCAGTGTAGTCCAACAACTTCTCTAGAAAATAAACCTAGTCCAGAAACGTTATCATTAAAGCAACAAGATATAAAAAATCCTAATACTTGGAATTATGGTAGCTACAGTCCCATGCCAAGACAGGAAACTCAATTTTCTTCTCAAAGAAGTCCATATTCAGCTCAACCGAGTCCTGCTCAACCAAGTCCATATTCAACACAGCCCAGTCCCTATTCTACACAGCCTAGTCCATATTCTTCGCAGCCTAGTCCTTACTCTGCGCAACCAAGTCCAGACACAAGTCAAATTGTTAAACCAGATATGCAAAAAACTGGGGCTTGGAATACTGGCAATTATAGTCCAATGCCTACTAAACATCACGCTCCATTTTCTCCTCATCCTTCAACTCATACCAGTCCCGATGCTGGCCTTGGAATGAAAAGTGACAGTCTTCGAAATAATCCTAATAAAACGCCAGGTCAATACAGTCCAATGTCACGACAACAACATCACAGCCCATATTCTCCACGACCCAGTGTGGAGAATAGTTATAACAAAAAGAGTCCGGGAGTGGGCAAGTACAGCCCTATGATGCGCCCAGACTGCCATTTGCCCAGTCCTGATGGCGGTCTTACGTCAAGACCCCATTTAAGTGGAAGAACACAGGACGTGTATGGCCGCTCAGTGCCTAAAGTACCCGAAATTACTCCAAATATCCCACCGCCTGAAATACCAAATTCATGGGGATTTAATCATATGAGCAATCCAACATCTGCAATGGAGTCCTTAGTATGGGGTGGATCTTCGTTCAATGCGGAGCCAACGCAATCTCCTCTACAATCGCGCGTCGACAACATACCTACAATGTTGAACACGCCACCACCGCAGCCATGGAATGAATTATCACCTTTTGACAGTGCTATAAGAAGACATAACGATGTAAGTGATCCATGGACCTTAGGTCAGTTTAGAGTAGAACCGCCTAATCAAGTACACAACAATTTTGTGGAGCAAAATATAAGCTTTGAATCGTTAAGTGCCCATATAGGACATCAGTCACATGTGCTACAGAGTTATCTAGACGATGGTTTTAATGAAACTTCACGCGTGGACTGA